A portion of the Rutidosis leptorrhynchoides isolate AG116_Rl617_1_P2 unplaced genomic scaffold, CSIRO_AGI_Rlap_v1 contig550, whole genome shotgun sequence genome contains these proteins:
- the LOC139884431 gene encoding uncharacterized protein yields MPFPMKIQPIDSHSLEEVPPGVKPATVVKSRLKRIFDLQFLKNPAAAATVEKVAADEPHNSTIYSKDNSAGSGGEFEPSSICLAKMVQNFIEENQNEKQQTAARCGRNRCNCFNGNDSSEDEFDSQFGFSGSNLSSSEDAIEKLKSFVPYASVSEKNLLADIEKIVEKNKIVKQKDENCRKIVVDGLVSLGYDASTCKSRWENSSSYPAGEYEYVDVIMDGERLIVDIDFRSEFEIARSTKMYKSILQFLPLIYVGKSDRLANIILIVSDAAKQSLKKKGMPIPPWRKAEYVKAKWLSPHTRANPPHQSSSPISNLEPEKIQPSSEKVIKLDNEVEDIDLGETIFDLSGSYEEEKSVSVSIEWKPPAPEIMLKPKSLSIGIKAVGGLASIMEADP; encoded by the exons ATGCCTTTTCCGATGAAAATCCAGCCAATCGATTCACATTCGCTTGAAGAGGTGCCGCCCGGGGTTAAGCCGGCTACGGTGGTGAAATCTAGGCTGAAACGGATATTTGATCTTCAGTTTCTCAAAAACCCCGCCGCTGCAGCCACGGTCGAGAAGGTTGCCGCCGATGAGCCTCATAATAGTACTATCTACAGTAAAGACAATTCAGCCGGCAGCGGCGGCGAGTTTGAACCTAGCTCCATTTGCTTAGCGAAGATGGTACAGAACTTCATCGAGGAGAACCAAAACGAAAAGCAGCAAACGGCAGCACGGTGTGGCCGTAACCGCTGCAACTGCTTTAACGGCAATGACAGCTCCGAGGACGAATTTGATTCTCAATTTGGATTTAGCGGTTCCAATCTGTCTTCTTCTGAAGATGCAATTGAAAAATTGAAG AGCTTTGTTCCTTATGCAAGTGTTTCTGAGAAGAATTTACTGGCCGACATCGAGAAGATCGTTGAGAAGAACAAAATCGTTAAACAAAAAGACGAGAATTGCAGGAAGATTGTTGTAGATGGATTGGTCTCTCTTGGTTATGATGCTTCTACATGCAAATCTCGTTGGGAAAATTCAAGTTCTTATCCAGCTG GGGAATATGAATATGTGGATGTGATTATGGATGGGGAGAGATTGATCGTAGACATAGATTTCCGATCAGAATTTGAGATTGCTCGATCGACAAAGATGTACAAGTCAATTCTACAATTCCTGCCACTCATATACGTAGGTAAATCAGATCGTCTGGCAAATATCATATTGATTGTTTCGGATGCAGCCAAGCAAAGTCTAAAGAAGAAAGGTATGCCAATTCCTCCATGGAGAAAAGCTGAATATGTTAAAGCCAAATGGCTCTCTCCTCACACCCGAGCCAATCCTCCCCACCAGTCGTCGTCTCCCATTTCAAATCTCGAACCAGAAAAGATTCAGCCATCTTCAGAAAAAGTTATTAAACTGGATAATGAAGTAGAAGATATTGATTTGGGCGAGACCATTTTTGACCTTTCTGGAAGTTATGAGGAAGAGAAGAGCGTTTCTGTATCGATCGAATGGAAGCCGCCAGCGCCTGAGATTATGCTTAAGCCGAAGAGTTTGTCGATCGGAATCAAGGCTGTTGGCGGGTTAGCTTCGATCATGGAAGCTGATCCATGA